The following coding sequences lie in one Alloacidobacterium dinghuense genomic window:
- a CDS encoding Gfo/Idh/MocA family protein — protein MRESATQNVAVFGAGVFGRNHLRVYRTLQESDFPVRLAAIVESDTSRTASLEQEWGLPVYGSIDAFLSDCASGNLQIDAASVCVPTIGHFQAASALLANGIDVLVEKPIAASLEEAGQLTALANQHRRVLQIGHLERFNPAVAAVRGLLNGPMFFEAHRLSVFSPRSLDVDVVLDLMIHDLDIVLTFAQSPVSHVHAVGLPILSPKVDIANVRVEFESGCVANFTASRVSTERVRKLRFFQPHQYVSIDYARQDLLVINVEARATANSGVVGNSSGLSMQKPQVTQGEPLRFEIESFLECVRSRRRPVVSGEDGREALKAALQINAAIDEHARRARLDRYTA, from the coding sequence TTGAGGGAATCAGCAACGCAAAACGTAGCAGTGTTCGGTGCGGGTGTGTTCGGCAGGAATCATCTGCGCGTCTATCGAACCTTGCAGGAATCGGATTTTCCGGTCAGGCTCGCTGCCATCGTGGAAAGTGACACGAGCCGGACCGCGTCGCTTGAGCAGGAATGGGGCCTGCCCGTCTACGGTTCAATCGACGCTTTTCTCAGCGATTGTGCGAGTGGCAACCTCCAGATAGACGCAGCTTCTGTATGTGTTCCCACGATCGGCCATTTCCAGGCGGCATCTGCACTCTTGGCTAACGGAATTGACGTGCTCGTCGAAAAACCGATTGCCGCATCTCTTGAGGAAGCAGGGCAGCTCACAGCTCTTGCCAATCAGCATCGACGTGTCCTGCAGATTGGGCATCTGGAGCGTTTCAATCCTGCGGTTGCGGCGGTTCGCGGTCTGCTAAATGGTCCGATGTTTTTTGAGGCGCACCGGCTCAGCGTCTTTAGCCCACGTTCGCTCGATGTAGACGTCGTTTTGGATCTGATGATTCACGACCTTGATATAGTCCTTACCTTTGCACAGTCTCCTGTCAGCCATGTGCATGCGGTTGGATTGCCCATACTCTCGCCGAAAGTCGATATCGCAAATGTCCGTGTCGAATTCGAGTCGGGCTGCGTCGCCAACTTTACCGCCAGCCGTGTCAGCACGGAACGAGTGCGCAAGCTGCGTTTTTTTCAACCACACCAATATGTGTCCATTGACTATGCAAGGCAGGACCTTCTCGTAATCAATGTGGAAGCCCGGGCAACGGCAAACTCTGGTGTTGTAGGAAATTCTTCCGGGCTCAGCATGCAGAAGCCTCAGGTAACGCAGGGCGAGCCCTTGCGCTTCGAGATTGAATCATTCCTGGAATGTGTTCGCAGTCGCCGTCGGCCAGTGGTTTCCGGAGAGGATGGACGCGAAGCATTGAAGGCTGCCTTGCAGATCAACGCAGCCATCGACGAACACGCCAGGCGCGCCAGACTGGATCGCTACACCGCTTAA
- a CDS encoding zf-TFIIB domain-containing protein has protein sequence MTFTRVTLKVCEGCGGLWFRAQELNEVYCATCSTRLRAFPAPRSRRLAGRPRKNRRITTQHAAAGREL, from the coding sequence ATGACGTTTACGCGCGTGACTTTAAAGGTTTGTGAGGGGTGCGGAGGCCTTTGGTTCCGAGCCCAGGAGTTGAACGAGGTTTATTGCGCTACGTGCTCGACGAGGTTGCGAGCCTTTCCTGCTCCAAGATCCAGGAGGTTGGCCGGCCGGCCAAGGAAGAACCGACGCATCACAACACAACATGCGGCTGCCGGGAGGGAGCTATGA
- a CDS encoding terminase, with protein sequence MRTGTRIESWGSAIDRSELLDLGRVLDSALPELKGEVTGRFLAEQLLRIRNRTGKIVPFRPNRAQRAFEQRRGRANIVLKSRQMGISTWVAGRFFLRTITNPGTLTLQVAHTQEAAEGIFRIVHRFLDGLPEWLRDGALRTSKASSRQIVFPSLDSEYRVETAGDANAGRGLTIHNLHCSEVARWPTGAGETLQGLRAAMPPQGELVLESTPNGAEGCFWEEWNNAEQCRMVQHFFPWWLEDAYRAERVSEESLQSDERRLIEQHGLSLEQIGFRRKIAAGFRGLAKQEYPEDAIECFLSSGDCYFDVAALDARIKDLPEPIATRLGGKLQLWFPPVQGRRYLVAVDTAGGGSEGDYSVAQVLEINTGLQCAELRARLSPLELAEESARLAKEYNGAWLVVERNNHGSGVLAYLHSVSRYPHIYRQEDQDGWLTSVVHRPRMLGALAAALVETPTIFYSKRLLQECRSFVRHRNGKIGASAGAHDDCVMAMAIALCVRGEMRL encoded by the coding sequence ATGCGAACTGGTACGCGTATTGAGAGCTGGGGAAGTGCGATTGATCGCAGTGAGCTGCTCGATCTTGGAAGGGTCCTGGATAGCGCGCTGCCTGAGCTGAAAGGCGAGGTTACCGGGCGTTTTCTTGCAGAACAGCTCCTGCGAATTCGCAACCGGACTGGCAAAATCGTGCCATTCCGACCGAACCGGGCGCAGAGGGCATTCGAGCAGCGACGGGGAAGGGCAAATATCGTCCTTAAGTCGCGCCAGATGGGCATCAGCACATGGGTAGCCGGACGATTTTTTCTGAGAACGATCACGAATCCCGGTACGCTGACATTGCAAGTGGCACACACACAGGAAGCAGCCGAGGGAATATTTCGAATTGTTCACAGATTCCTTGATGGGCTGCCAGAATGGCTGCGAGATGGGGCTCTGCGAACCTCAAAGGCAAGTTCGCGGCAGATCGTATTCCCATCACTGGATAGCGAGTACCGCGTTGAAACTGCTGGTGACGCAAATGCAGGGCGGGGCTTGACTATTCATAATCTGCACTGCTCGGAAGTCGCTCGCTGGCCGACTGGCGCGGGGGAGACGCTACAGGGACTACGAGCAGCAATGCCTCCGCAAGGAGAGCTGGTGCTGGAATCGACCCCAAACGGGGCTGAGGGATGTTTCTGGGAAGAGTGGAACAATGCCGAACAGTGCCGGATGGTGCAACACTTCTTTCCCTGGTGGTTGGAGGACGCATACCGAGCGGAGCGCGTGTCCGAGGAGTCGCTGCAGAGTGATGAGCGGAGGCTGATTGAACAGCACGGACTGAGTCTGGAGCAAATAGGATTTCGCAGAAAGATAGCGGCGGGATTTCGTGGGCTGGCGAAGCAGGAGTATCCAGAGGACGCGATTGAATGCTTTCTCAGCAGCGGCGATTGCTATTTCGATGTCGCCGCCTTGGATGCGCGCATCAAGGACTTGCCTGAGCCGATTGCAACACGGCTCGGAGGAAAATTGCAGTTATGGTTTCCTCCAGTGCAGGGGCGACGTTACCTGGTTGCTGTAGACACGGCTGGAGGCGGCAGTGAAGGGGACTATTCTGTTGCGCAGGTACTGGAGATCAATACAGGCCTTCAGTGTGCCGAATTACGAGCAAGGTTGTCTCCACTGGAACTCGCGGAAGAGTCTGCACGGCTAGCGAAGGAGTACAACGGAGCCTGGCTGGTGGTGGAACGCAATAATCACGGGTCTGGGGTGCTGGCATACCTGCATAGTGTGAGCAGATATCCGCATATTTACAGGCAGGAAGATCAGGACGGCTGGCTCACATCAGTGGTTCATCGTCCGCGCATGCTGGGAGCGCTGGCTGCTGCTCTAGTCGAAACACCGACAATTTTTTACAGCAAGCGCCTACTGCAGGAATGCCGAAGCTTCGTGCGGCATCGCAACGGAAAGATTGGCGCCAGTGCTGGAGCACATGATGATTGCGTGATGGCGATGGCAATAGCGCTCTGTGTACGGGGTGAAATGCGATTGTGA
- a CDS encoding DUF3037 domain-containing protein: MSTRKQCDFYLVRYVPDPVRNEFVNIGVLLRDVAQPEQITVNFTKDWARVRCIDPDVDVAMLESLESELRRRLAHQGSDATPLMRVFEDSFSTGLQITEPRAYLAESMIAGVEELMRLFVEPRKRQASARKTGRQAIQAKMRSQFERAGVWDLMRKRISVSRYTKTGDPLRIDCGYRPNGLIRMFHAVSLDSDTEWPKVLAFSVESIREGVARIENAELELTAIVEPIVEVSADREDVERVEQYRFSVETMEEQDIRVITTNDLPRMAETAQREFRL, from the coding sequence TTGAGTACACGGAAGCAATGCGATTTCTACCTCGTCCGGTATGTGCCGGATCCGGTGAGAAATGAATTCGTAAATATCGGAGTTCTGCTGCGGGACGTAGCACAACCGGAACAGATAACCGTGAACTTTACGAAGGACTGGGCGCGTGTTCGATGCATCGACCCGGATGTGGATGTTGCAATGCTTGAGAGCCTGGAGAGTGAGCTTCGGCGGCGGCTAGCACATCAGGGTAGCGACGCAACGCCACTTATGCGTGTTTTCGAAGATTCTTTTTCGACTGGACTACAGATCACCGAACCTAGGGCATATCTGGCTGAGTCGATGATTGCCGGAGTCGAGGAGTTGATGCGGCTATTTGTCGAGCCACGCAAGAGGCAAGCGTCGGCGCGCAAGACCGGACGGCAGGCGATACAAGCCAAAATGCGGTCGCAGTTTGAGCGCGCAGGCGTTTGGGACTTGATGCGCAAACGTATTTCTGTCTCGAGATATACGAAGACGGGTGATCCCTTACGTATCGATTGCGGTTATCGGCCGAATGGCCTAATTCGCATGTTTCATGCTGTCTCGCTAGACAGCGATACGGAGTGGCCTAAAGTATTGGCTTTCAGCGTTGAATCCATTCGGGAAGGTGTGGCGCGGATTGAGAATGCGGAACTGGAACTTACGGCGATTGTAGAGCCGATTGTTGAGGTCAGCGCGGATCGTGAGGATGTTGAGCGCGTGGAGCAATATCGATTTTCCGTCGAGACCATGGAAGAACAGGATATCCGCGTGATAACAACGAATGATCTGCCTAGAATGGCGGAGACAGCGCAGAGGGAATTTCGGTTATAG
- a CDS encoding helix-turn-helix domain-containing protein has translation MTFSQLHEQLRLELLRRIERGVLSGTLLARQTGLKHAHISNFLHRRRRLSLDALDRVLSAQSITLEELLAQAPTRQSQAHKHSVALTSRVALVSQSVAIYESQIRTSSILELVQLPAGYLDHLRPRRSSDRKDWERFVAVRVSYVQAEPMGPVIAPHAILVIDRQYNSLVSHRPPMPSIYAIHRGNTMLLRYATLYGSTIVLRPQKMEHPIELIEMKPEESLGNIVVGRICASISEA, from the coding sequence ATGACCTTTTCGCAGCTACATGAGCAACTTCGCCTGGAACTTCTGCGACGCATCGAGCGCGGAGTGCTCAGCGGCACGTTGCTGGCCCGTCAAACCGGGTTAAAGCATGCGCATATCTCCAATTTCCTTCACCGTAGGCGCCGTCTTAGCCTGGATGCGCTCGACCGCGTCCTATCCGCTCAATCCATCACTCTAGAAGAGCTTCTGGCGCAAGCACCAACCCGTCAGAGTCAGGCGCACAAGCATAGTGTTGCGTTAACAAGTCGCGTCGCGCTTGTATCTCAATCCGTAGCTATCTATGAATCGCAGATACGAACGAGTTCCATTTTGGAACTCGTTCAACTGCCCGCCGGATACCTTGATCATTTGCGCCCTAGGCGCTCCTCTGACCGAAAAGATTGGGAAAGATTCGTTGCGGTTCGAGTTAGTTACGTACAAGCAGAGCCAATGGGTCCCGTAATCGCTCCGCATGCCATTCTTGTCATCGATCGGCAATACAACTCGCTTGTTTCCCATCGGCCGCCAATGCCCAGCATCTATGCCATCCACCGCGGAAATACTATGCTCCTCCGCTACGCCACGCTTTACGGAAGCACTATTGTTCTCCGTCCTCAAAAGATGGAACATCCGATCGAACTGATCGAAATGAAACCTGAAGAATCCCTTGGCAACATCGTTGTGGGCCGCATTTGCGCCAGTATCTCCGAAGCCTAA
- a CDS encoding LolA family protein — protein sequence MRKFWFQAMALCLPVLTGCLSHTRKLPQPKMPSVVQSADVEQLVSNINKQYDAIQSLNATVEFQASVGGAQKGKVTDYTSVRGFILLRKPEMLRILGLLPVLHTRAFDLASDGSNFKLLIPHENKAIVGSNAVSKPSTNPLENMRPNVFFDSLLIHSIGPDESLSRTTETKTVLDPTKKQLLLEPEYVLSVFRKNGDSNILVPVRVIHVSRVDLLPNGEDIYDKEGNIQTQAIYGPYESFGDFRFPTSITIKRPLEEYQIVITFQKVTVNQTLKDDQFQLDIPKGTQIQNLQ from the coding sequence ATGCGAAAGTTTTGGTTTCAAGCGATGGCGCTGTGCCTGCCGGTGTTGACCGGTTGCTTGAGCCATACCCGAAAGCTTCCGCAACCGAAAATGCCGAGCGTTGTCCAGTCTGCTGATGTGGAGCAATTGGTCAGCAATATTAACAAACAGTACGATGCGATTCAGTCGCTGAACGCAACTGTGGAGTTTCAAGCGTCGGTTGGCGGAGCGCAAAAGGGCAAGGTAACCGACTACACGTCGGTTCGTGGCTTCATTCTGCTGCGCAAGCCTGAGATGCTGCGAATCCTGGGCCTGCTCCCTGTACTGCATACTCGCGCATTTGACCTGGCCAGCGACGGATCAAATTTCAAGCTACTGATCCCGCATGAAAATAAGGCGATTGTTGGCTCAAATGCAGTCAGCAAACCTTCGACGAATCCGCTTGAAAATATGCGGCCGAATGTTTTCTTCGATTCCTTGCTCATCCACAGCATTGGACCAGATGAATCGCTGTCGAGGACGACGGAGACAAAGACTGTACTCGATCCCACGAAGAAGCAGCTGCTACTCGAACCTGAATATGTTCTCAGCGTGTTTCGGAAAAACGGCGATTCAAACATTCTTGTTCCGGTGCGCGTGATTCACGTCAGTCGGGTAGATCTACTTCCGAATGGAGAAGACATCTACGACAAAGAGGGAAATATTCAAACGCAAGCAATCTATGGTCCATACGAATCTTTCGGGGATTTCCGCTTTCCCACCAGCATCACGATCAAGCGTCCGCTTGAGGAGTACCAAATCGTCATTACTTTTCAGAAGGTGACAGTCAACCAGACGCTGAAAGACGACCAGTTCCAGCTCGATATTCCGAAGGGAACCCAGATACAGAATCTGCAATAG
- a CDS encoding sigma-70 family RNA polymerase sigma factor produces MSAALMLPFVWAESTSVDTPSVPVGAPTEGIAFYRRRTELLLRRYMFVSLQTGRVPSLIGKCVFRGKASSYRMHSFEDAVIFLFDIEKCLKKIDPFGRELISRIALQEYTQEETAELLGASLRSVTRKYSDTLDDLSRLFLDLEILKID; encoded by the coding sequence ATGAGCGCAGCATTGATGCTCCCCTTTGTCTGGGCCGAATCTACAAGCGTTGACACGCCGTCTGTTCCCGTAGGCGCACCTACAGAAGGCATCGCTTTCTACAGGAGACGCACCGAGCTTCTCTTGCGGAGATACATGTTTGTTTCTCTCCAAACAGGACGTGTGCCGTCGCTAATCGGCAAATGTGTTTTTCGTGGAAAAGCATCCAGCTATCGTATGCACAGTTTTGAGGATGCCGTGATCTTTTTATTCGATATTGAGAAATGCCTCAAGAAGATCGATCCGTTTGGGCGTGAATTGATTTCCCGAATTGCGTTGCAGGAATACACACAGGAGGAGACCGCAGAACTTCTTGGGGCGAGCCTACGCTCTGTTACGCGCAAGTATTCAGATACGCTTGATGACCTATCTCGCCTATTTCTAGATCTAGAGATTCTAAAAATCGACTAA
- a CDS encoding glycosyl hydrolase family 28-related protein has translation MSQKRWFVKNAMWILLFGLTASPIHSQITTTTVQGVVYRADGTPATGTLIVTWAAFSTAKNQAVAAGNATVAIGQDGFVSINLAANAGASPAGSYYTAIYHLNDGTVNKEYWVVPAAATASIVSIRAQLVPATIAVQDATKQYVDTSIASLSGNYLSLTGGTMAGPLLLSASPTSSNQAATKQYTDQAVASAVPLAGGNMIGTLRTPDAVTKLPRVDIRHPDFSGGADPTGTNDSTLAIQAAIAFAVANPQAGSNGATPCIYIPAGLYKVSNTLRVPSNICIEGDSSQASILQLTSAQTNLLTVYADSCSNTEICNGQISDIQLDGSGHATTGTLLEVDAAAQFHITNVSMSNHGGRGLQLNNNSERFRSDNLSITSVRWPIILGGDINESYFFNTQILAPGSTAERFGEEYYCYGINCPNNSYPFPNQGAGGGPSSVSPDPHGAITIVKAVNYSFYGGSIKPLKYMSGFRAGGYGSIRNFYLEGFPYSNEPRLNAGIYVNGGVLEKTKLAGELPPSATVVGVTDTSWMAQYFESAADMGTGSIVYYIIMPQDFLSGSAAPSQYNPNIQRGQFEVIEVQGFTADGKMHVLARGASGSSISNGDWPAGSIVEEGPGSQHAAVDIEDSHIAAIQPPGAGYIDNCDQTGVLTCAEVVTGPIPDGLIVDPPGGALDFFDGVGSAKLTIHNIDTSSGSYAHQGEIAVHRYPGLNFDGAYGIPFNQLETAETSGASSRMQLANITGGSYLTAPTYVNGISAQPTVTVPGLGLVWTPTNGFFMRYEQQYGQYGGYNQWMVGTKFANSYCWFDTPAVGSTQSLNRICFKGSPGNAGHAGYEYDVWNGTQWTGAFSVAGQSNSTANVTVSGTTKVGGAFTAASLNGEITVDGSTYTTLNSAWNAAVGIANGTGRNQTVRLGPGSYSVSSSLTEPSNGACINLVGSGGASTAADSTASATTLNVTTNLGGDVVFLGNNSQAQGCVFKDFTILASKNAIHGLELQWFRGLLVDDVAVNDTSAEGILLGEESTTNGHQSGFILRNVTVSYNAANFTPASRPAYGIHMQQTAIDSHLDTVLVRNALIAGIYNEGTGNTGYMIHGFGYPYTCTNAPCSNTALSSSVANASYATDYVIYDTGGAGSVWTDTYADSPAIAGFYVGANGTSIHGGHIQWPDFTSFPSANLAYVSPNVTNGLEVADIGCLGMSSSVNWITYAASSGIPPTFASVHHLTGCGNYAQALEPETTTGFTGGGASNNAPGNSAVATVWASPKAATSNYEAYSAQLYSGYQTDLFEGHIAGQNPFFNVTYQGTVRTQGGIALSTVLNTSGSITLTAANKNVIANASSGTQTITLPSCFTPWPDKASPTGEEFTVIKSDSSTNAVTVTTTSSQAINYQGATANSLVISSAGKRTLVCGPDANWYAY, from the coding sequence GTGAGCCAGAAGAGGTGGTTTGTGAAGAATGCGATGTGGATCCTGCTATTCGGATTGACTGCATCGCCTATTCATTCCCAGATAACGACTACGACGGTGCAGGGAGTAGTGTATCGAGCAGATGGAACGCCAGCTACTGGAACGCTGATCGTAACATGGGCCGCCTTTTCGACTGCGAAGAACCAGGCTGTCGCTGCTGGCAATGCAACGGTTGCAATCGGGCAAGACGGGTTTGTTAGTATCAATCTTGCCGCGAACGCTGGAGCTTCTCCGGCGGGTAGTTACTACACGGCGATCTATCATCTTAACGATGGCACGGTAAACAAAGAATACTGGGTTGTCCCGGCCGCGGCGACTGCCTCCATCGTTTCAATTCGCGCTCAACTTGTTCCTGCAACGATCGCGGTGCAAGACGCAACAAAGCAATATGTCGACACGTCAATCGCATCTCTGAGTGGTAATTATCTTTCTCTGACTGGCGGGACAATGGCTGGGCCGCTGCTACTGTCAGCTTCTCCAACGTCTAGTAACCAAGCGGCAACGAAGCAGTATACGGACCAGGCGGTGGCTTCGGCTGTGCCGCTGGCGGGCGGTAATATGATTGGAACGCTGCGGACGCCCGATGCGGTGACAAAGCTGCCGCGAGTTGACATCAGACATCCCGATTTTTCCGGGGGAGCTGACCCAACTGGAACCAACGACTCGACACTTGCGATTCAAGCCGCAATTGCTTTTGCGGTTGCGAACCCCCAGGCTGGGAGCAATGGGGCAACTCCCTGCATATATATACCTGCCGGCCTCTATAAAGTAAGCAATACGTTACGTGTTCCATCTAACATATGCATCGAAGGAGATAGCAGTCAAGCGAGCATACTACAACTCACGTCTGCTCAGACGAACCTGCTTACGGTCTACGCTGACTCTTGCTCTAACACAGAAATTTGTAACGGGCAGATAAGCGATATCCAACTCGATGGGAGCGGCCATGCCACAACTGGCACTTTACTAGAAGTCGATGCTGCTGCCCAGTTTCACATTACAAATGTCTCGATGTCTAACCATGGCGGCCGCGGACTGCAACTAAATAACAACAGTGAGCGATTTCGTTCAGACAACTTATCGATCACTTCTGTTCGGTGGCCCATCATCTTAGGCGGCGACATCAACGAAAGCTATTTCTTCAACACCCAGATCTTGGCACCTGGATCCACCGCAGAGCGCTTCGGGGAGGAATACTACTGTTACGGAATCAATTGCCCGAACAACTCCTATCCTTTTCCTAACCAAGGTGCGGGTGGTGGTCCGTCCTCGGTAAGCCCTGATCCTCATGGTGCGATCACAATCGTAAAGGCCGTGAACTATAGTTTCTATGGCGGGTCGATCAAGCCACTCAAGTACATGAGCGGCTTTCGCGCAGGTGGCTATGGAAGCATCCGGAATTTCTATCTGGAGGGTTTTCCTTACAGCAACGAGCCACGACTGAATGCTGGGATTTACGTTAACGGCGGCGTGCTTGAGAAGACGAAGCTGGCGGGTGAACTACCTCCTTCAGCGACAGTTGTCGGAGTAACTGACACATCCTGGATGGCGCAGTATTTTGAATCGGCGGCTGACATGGGAACCGGCTCGATTGTTTACTACATTATTATGCCGCAGGACTTTCTCTCCGGCAGTGCTGCTCCATCACAGTACAATCCGAACATTCAGCGCGGACAGTTTGAAGTCATCGAAGTACAGGGGTTCACTGCCGACGGGAAGATGCACGTCCTTGCCCGCGGGGCTTCCGGGTCGAGCATAAGCAACGGTGACTGGCCAGCAGGCTCCATCGTCGAGGAAGGACCTGGGTCTCAGCATGCGGCCGTTGATATCGAAGACTCTCACATTGCGGCCATTCAGCCGCCCGGCGCTGGATATATCGATAACTGCGACCAAACTGGGGTGCTGACCTGCGCGGAAGTCGTTACCGGACCTATCCCGGATGGTTTGATCGTAGATCCGCCGGGCGGCGCATTAGACTTCTTTGATGGCGTAGGGTCCGCAAAGCTGACGATACATAACATTGATACGTCTTCTGGCTCTTACGCCCATCAAGGCGAGATCGCTGTACATCGTTATCCCGGGTTGAATTTTGATGGCGCCTATGGCATCCCGTTCAATCAACTGGAAACGGCTGAGACCTCCGGGGCATCGTCGCGGATGCAACTCGCCAATATCACGGGTGGCTCTTATCTGACCGCCCCGACCTACGTGAACGGCATATCGGCGCAGCCGACTGTCACCGTGCCGGGACTGGGGCTCGTATGGACGCCAACAAACGGTTTCTTCATGAGATATGAGCAGCAATATGGTCAGTATGGTGGTTACAACCAATGGATGGTCGGGACAAAGTTTGCAAACAGCTACTGCTGGTTCGACACGCCTGCAGTTGGAAGCACTCAATCGCTAAACCGAATATGTTTTAAAGGCTCGCCGGGAAACGCTGGCCATGCAGGGTATGAATACGACGTCTGGAATGGGACTCAGTGGACAGGAGCATTCAGTGTTGCAGGCCAGAGTAACTCAACCGCTAATGTAACTGTCAGTGGAACTACAAAGGTGGGGGGAGCGTTTACTGCTGCATCGCTGAACGGGGAGATCACGGTGGACGGAAGTACTTATACAACCCTGAACAGTGCCTGGAATGCTGCGGTTGGCATTGCTAACGGAACCGGCCGCAACCAGACCGTAAGACTTGGACCTGGAAGTTACTCGGTTAGCTCGTCGCTGACTGAGCCTAGCAACGGAGCCTGCATTAATCTCGTTGGATCGGGTGGAGCAAGCACCGCGGCAGATAGCACAGCAAGCGCGACTACGCTCAATGTAACTACAAATCTTGGAGGAGATGTAGTTTTTCTCGGGAATAACTCTCAAGCACAAGGATGTGTCTTTAAGGATTTCACTATCCTTGCAAGTAAGAATGCTATCCACGGCCTGGAATTGCAGTGGTTCCGCGGGTTGCTGGTGGATGACGTTGCGGTTAACGACACTTCCGCAGAAGGCATCTTGCTCGGGGAGGAAAGCACGACCAACGGACATCAATCGGGGTTCATTCTCCGGAATGTGACTGTCAGTTATAACGCCGCTAACTTCACCCCGGCGAGCCGACCAGCTTACGGAATTCACATGCAGCAGACGGCAATCGATAGCCATCTCGATACTGTACTGGTACGCAACGCGCTCATTGCTGGAATCTATAACGAAGGTACAGGCAATACCGGCTATATGATTCACGGATTCGGCTATCCGTACACGTGCACGAATGCACCTTGTAGCAATACAGCACTAAGTTCATCGGTAGCCAATGCCTCCTACGCAACGGACTATGTGATCTACGATACAGGTGGCGCTGGAAGTGTGTGGACAGATACATATGCTGATAGCCCTGCGATTGCCGGGTTCTACGTCGGCGCCAATGGAACTTCGATCCATGGCGGACATATTCAGTGGCCCGATTTCACGAGTTTTCCGTCGGCAAACCTCGCCTATGTCTCGCCTAATGTGACAAATGGGTTGGAAGTCGCCGACATCGGCTGCCTGGGCATGTCCTCGTCAGTGAACTGGATTACGTATGCGGCTTCTTCCGGCATACCTCCAACATTCGCCAGCGTTCATCATCTGACCGGCTGTGGAAATTATGCGCAAGCATTAGAACCAGAGACGACGACCGGATTTACGGGCGGTGGGGCTTCGAATAATGCTCCCGGAAACAGCGCGGTCGCCACTGTGTGGGCGTCGCCAAAGGCGGCGACTTCGAACTATGAAGCATATTCGGCGCAGCTTTATAGCGGGTATCAGACAGATCTGTTTGAAGGGCACATTGCGGGACAGAATCCTTTTTTCAACGTTACCTATCAAGGCACTGTTCGTACACAGGGCGGCATTGCACTCTCGACCGTATTGAATACTAGTGGATCCATAACATTGACCGCCGCTAACAAAAATGTCATTGCCAACGCGTCGAGCGGAACACAGACAATCACATTACCGAGCTGCTTTACGCCGTGGCCAGATAAGGCTTCTCCAACTGGGGAGGAATTTACGGTCATCAAGTCAGACTCGAGTACCAACGCTGTGACGGTGACGACAACGAGTTCGCAGGCCATTAACTACCAAGGAGCAACCGCTAACTCGTTGGTGATTTCATCGGCTGGCAAAAGAACCTTGGTTTGTGGACCCGATGCGAACTGGTACGCGTATTGA
- a CDS encoding HipA family kinase, with protein MAVLATQAIRRMRGGAQSHLMLASDGHPYVVKFQNNPQHIRVLANELMATRLAEAVGLSVPASEIVEVTDWLIQNSKELSLDLGQTQEQCRPGLQFGSRLVGGLMPGQVVDYLPEERLAEVKNLAEFFGMLVIDKWTCNSNGRQAVFYKRPREKRYAATFIDQGYCFNAGEWKFVDAPLRGVYARNLVYRGVVGWDSFEPWLSRAEELDPQKIWSIAEIVPPEWYGGDLAEIETLIERLLERRSRIRELITLFQESSRQPFPNWMTVSIGAIERQFPEPSWADTIRGPIM; from the coding sequence TTGGCGGTTCTGGCCACACAAGCAATTCGACGGATGCGAGGAGGAGCGCAGAGCCATCTGATGCTTGCTTCAGACGGCCATCCTTATGTCGTCAAGTTTCAGAATAATCCGCAGCATATACGGGTCCTGGCCAATGAATTAATGGCGACGCGATTGGCGGAAGCGGTTGGGCTAAGTGTTCCAGCCAGTGAAATCGTTGAGGTGACAGATTGGCTGATTCAAAACTCGAAGGAACTTAGCCTTGATTTGGGCCAGACCCAAGAACAATGTCGGCCGGGCTTACAATTTGGTTCCAGATTGGTGGGCGGTCTGATGCCGGGGCAGGTAGTTGATTACCTTCCCGAGGAAAGACTGGCTGAAGTGAAAAACCTTGCTGAATTTTTCGGAATGCTTGTGATTGATAAGTGGACTTGCAATTCCAATGGAAGGCAGGCCGTATTCTACAAACGGCCTCGGGAGAAGCGCTATGCGGCCACGTTTATCGACCAGGGGTACTGCTTTAATGCGGGGGAATGGAAATTTGTTGATGCTCCATTACGGGGGGTCTATGCGCGGAATCTCGTGTACCGAGGTGTTGTGGGTTGGGACAGCTTTGAGCCTTGGTTGAGCCGCGCGGAAGAACTTGATCCGCAGAAAATCTGGTCTATAGCGGAGATAGTGCCTCCGGAATGGTATGGCGGGGATCTAGCAGAAATTGAGACGCTTATTGAGCGGTTATTGGAACGACGTAGCCGTATTCGCGAGCTGATTACTCTCTTTCAGGAATCATCCCGCCAGCCTTTTCCAAATTGGATGACGGTTTCGATCGGCGCGATCGAAAGACAGTTTCCCGAGCCCAGTTGGGCCGATACTATCCGAGGACCGATAATGTGA